In Trifolium pratense cultivar HEN17-A07 linkage group LG7, ARS_RC_1.1, whole genome shotgun sequence, a genomic segment contains:
- the LOC123895623 gene encoding probable 1-deoxy-D-xylulose-5-phosphate synthase, chloroplastic, which yields MALMHTLSSFPVHFNQTSTLSHPKRLIPLGGSNYQWGASNLHYQFHYKLNQVRRKTYGIYASLSGMGERPPTPLLDTINYPIHMKNLSNKKLKQLADELRSDIIFKVSETGGHLGSNLGVVELTIALHYVFNAPKDKILWDVGHQCYSHKILTGRRNKMHTLRQKDGLSGFTKRSESDFDSFGTGHSSTTISAGLGMAVGRDLKGEHNNVVAVIGDGAMTAGQAYEAMNNAGYLNSDMIVILNDNKQVSLPTADLDGPIPPVGALSKTLSRLQSNKHLRELREVAKGVTKQIGEPMHEFAAKVDEYALDLIKGSASTLFEDLGFRYIGPIDGHNIDDLVDILKQVKSPKKTGPVLIHVVTEKGLGYPYAEKAADKYHGVAKFDYATGKQFKTKAPTPLLTTCFADALIAEAEVDKNIVGIHAAMGGGTGMNHFLRRFPTRCFDVGIAEQHAVTFAAGLACEGLKPFCTIYSSFLQRAYDQVVHDVDLQKLPVRFVIDKAGFVGEDGPTHCGSFDVTYMACLPNMVVMAPSDEAEIIHMVATAVAINDQPSCFRFPRANGIGVELPTGNKGIPLEIGKGRILIEGERVALLGFGTAVQNCVTAASLLERHGLHVTVADARFCKPLDRSLIRSLAKSHEVLITVEEGSIGGFGSHVAQFMALDGLLDGKLKWRPMVFPDIYIEHGSPNEQLAEAGLTSSHIAATVFNILGQTRKALEVMIVT from the exons ATGGCTCTAATGCACACATTATCATCATTTCCTGTCCATTTCAACCAAACATCAACACTTTCTCACCCCAAAAGATTAATTCCTCTTGGTGGTTCTAACTATCAATGGGGTGCCTCAAATCTTCACTATCAATTCCATTACAAACTCAACCAG GTAAGGAGAAAAACATATGGGATTTATGCATCACTATCAGGAATGGGGGAGAGACCACCAACCCCACTACTGGATACCATAAACTACCCAATTCATATGAAGAATCTCTCTAACAAG AAATTGAAACAACTTGCGGATGAGTTGCGTTCAGATATTATTTTCAAAGTTTCTGAAACTGGTGGTCATTTAGGATCAAACCTTGGTGTTGTAGAACTCACTATTGCCCTACATTATGTTTTCAATGCTCCTAAAGACAAAATCTTGTGGGATGTTGGTCATCAG TGTTATTCACATAAAATTTTGACTGGTAGAAGGAATAAGATGCATACGTTGAGGCAAAAAGATGGATTAAGTGGGTTTACTAAACGCTCTGAAAGTGACTTTGATAGTTTTGGCACTGGTCACAGCTCAACAACAATATCAGCAGGGCTAG GAATGGCTGTTGGAAGGGATTTGAAGGGAGAACATAATAATGTAGTGGCAGTTATCGGCGACGGAGCCATGACTGCCGGACAAGCTTATGAAGCCATGAACAATGCTGGTTATCTTAATTCTGATATGATTGTTATTCTGAATGACAATAAACAAGTCTCTCTACCTACTGCTGATCTTGATGGTCCAATACCACCTGTTGGTGCTTTGAGCAAAACTCTTAGTAgattacaatcaaacaaacaTCTTAGAGAACTTAGAGAGGTTGCCAAG GGAGTAACTAAACAAATTGGTGAGCCTATGCATGAATTTGCTGCAAAAGTTGATGAATATGCTCTTGACCTAATCAAAGGTTCTGCATCAACACTATTCGAAGATCTTGGATTTCGCTATATTGGTCCTATTGATGGCCATAACATTGATGATCTTGTTGACATTCTCAAACAAGTTAAGAGTCCTAAGAAAACTGGTCCTGTATTAATCCATGTTGTCACTGAAAAAGGCCTAGGATATCCATATGCAGAAAAAGCAGCAGACAAGTACCATG GAGTTGCCAAGTTTGATTATGCTACTGGAAAACAGTTCAAGACCAAGGCTCCAACGCCGTTACTCACAACATGCTTTGCTGATGCTTTGATCGCTGAAGCTGAAGTAGACAAAAACATTGTTGGAATCCATGCTGCAATGGGAGGTGGAACCGGCATGAATCACTTCCTTCGCCGTTTCCCTACAAGATGTTTCGATGTAGGGATAGCAGAACAACATGCTGTTACATTTGCTGCAGGTTTAGCTTGTGAAGGTCTTAAGCCTTTTTGCACAATTTACTCATCCTTCTTGCAGAGAGCTTATGACCAG GTGGTGCATGATGTGGATCTACAGAAGCTGCCTGTAAGATTTGTGATTGACAAAGCTGGATTTGTTGGAGAAGATGGTCCAACACATTGTGGTTCTTTTGATGTCACCTATATGGCATGTCTACCTAACATGGTGGTGATGGCTCCTTCCGACGAAGCAGAGATTATCCACATGGTTGCAACTGCGGTTGCAATTAATGATCAACCTAGTTGTTTCCGATTTCCAAGGGCGAATGGAATTGGTGTTGAACTACCTACAGGGAATAAAGGCATTCCTCTCGAG ATTGGAAAAGGTAGGATATTGATTGAAGGTGAAAGAGTGGCCCTTTTGGGCTTTGGAACAGCTGTTCAGAACTGTGTCACGGCAGCTTCCCTGTTGGAACGTCACGGCTTGCATGTAACAGTGGCCGATGCTCGTTTCTGCAAGCCGTTGGATCGTTCCCTCATTCGCAGCCTAGCCAAATCACATGAGGTATTGATCACTGTGGAAGAAGGATCAATAGGAGGATTTGGTTCTCATGTTGCTCAATTCATGGCCCTTGATGGTCTTCTTGATGGAAAATTGAAG TGGAGGCCAATGGTTTTTCCTGATATATATATTGAGCATGGTTCACCTAATGAGCAATTAGCTGAAGCTGGTCTAACATCATCTCACATAGCAGCAACAGTATTCAACATACTTGGACAAACAAGAAAGGCGCTAGAAGTCATGATTGTGACATAA